A genomic stretch from Deinococcus radiotolerans includes:
- a CDS encoding Fur family transcriptional regulator, producing MTATRSTRQRDVITRVLHDAEGPLGVADVLDRARGDLPALGIATVYRTLKLLTDQGRIHPVTLDGETLYEASGKGHHHHFACTRCQRVFTLHTCPVALPSGTVYPGGFIVEAHEVTLYGQCPACAQAS from the coding sequence ATGACCGCCACCCGCAGCACCCGCCAGCGTGACGTGATCACCCGCGTCCTGCACGACGCCGAGGGACCCCTGGGCGTGGCTGACGTGCTGGACCGCGCCCGCGGCGACCTGCCCGCCCTGGGCATAGCCACCGTGTACCGCACCCTGAAACTCCTGACCGACCAGGGCCGCATTCACCCCGTCACCCTGGACGGCGAAACCCTGTACGAGGCCAGCGGCAAGGGGCACCACCACCACTTTGCCTGCACCCGCTGCCAGCGCGTGTTCACGCTGCACACCTGCCCGGTCGCGCTGCCCAGCGGCACCGTGTACCCCGGCGGATTCATCGTCGAGGCGCACGAGGTTACCCTGTACGGCCAGTGCCCGGCCTGCGCCCAGGCGAGCTGA
- a CDS encoding GGDEF domain-containing protein, which yields MLRELFINLCLLISIHYVLRFTFRSWPTPRRGLPHAARLAAFAAASLLLLLFPAHPAPGVVVDLRAVPVAFVTLYFGGWAGLITALPVIAYRVWLGGVGVYAAVPSLLAVIAVAALLRRRLPAVGPLFWPHWPGLILIFGVNGLPLLLLPGGPQLFAQVYPLLLLTNVLGALIAWGILSERFHVLRLTSQWQSAAMTDPLTHLGNRRQFDLDLTAMGPGDALLLVDIDHFKRVNDTFGHPVGDEVLQEVAQVLQREGRGRDRAYRYGGEEFAVILRDVPETSLTRVAERLRLAVQQLPLPVINHPVTVSIGAASWRPISPAQLVERADEALYRAKAGGRNAVCLWTPAAAAPTPTETRAVQG from the coding sequence ATGCTGCGCGAACTGTTCATCAACCTGTGCCTGCTGATCAGCATTCACTACGTCCTGCGGTTCACGTTCCGGTCCTGGCCCACACCCCGCCGCGGTCTGCCGCACGCCGCGCGCCTGGCAGCGTTCGCCGCGGCCTCGCTGCTGCTGCTGCTCTTCCCAGCCCATCCGGCTCCCGGCGTCGTGGTGGACCTGAGGGCGGTGCCGGTCGCCTTCGTGACCCTGTACTTCGGCGGCTGGGCGGGCCTCATCACGGCCCTGCCCGTCATTGCCTACCGCGTGTGGCTGGGGGGCGTCGGCGTGTACGCCGCCGTGCCCAGCCTACTGGCCGTGATCGCCGTGGCCGCCCTGCTGCGCCGGCGCCTCCCGGCGGTCGGGCCGCTGTTCTGGCCGCACTGGCCAGGCCTCATCCTGATCTTCGGGGTCAACGGCCTGCCCCTGCTGCTGCTGCCCGGCGGCCCCCAGCTGTTTGCACAGGTCTACCCGCTCCTACTGCTCACAAACGTGCTGGGCGCCCTGATCGCCTGGGGCATCCTCAGCGAACGCTTTCACGTGCTCCGGCTCACCAGTCAGTGGCAGTCGGCAGCCATGACCGACCCATTGACGCACCTGGGCAACCGCCGGCAGTTCGACCTGGACCTGACCGCCATGGGCCCGGGTGACGCCCTGCTCCTCGTGGACATCGATCACTTCAAGCGCGTGAATGACACGTTCGGGCACCCGGTGGGCGACGAGGTGCTCCAAGAGGTCGCGCAGGTGCTGCAACGTGAAGGGCGCGGCCGGGACCGGGCGTACCGTTACGGGGGTGAGGAGTTCGCGGTGATCCTGCGCGACGTCCCCGAGACCAGCCTGACGCGCGTGGCGGAGCGGCTCCGGCTGGCCGTGCAGCAGCTGCCCCTGCCGGTCATCAACCACCCGGTGACCGTGTCGATCGGCGCAGCCAGCTGGCGGCCCATCAGCCCGGCGCAGCTGGTCGAGCGGGCCGACGAGGCGCTGTACCGCGCCAAGGCGGGCGGGCGCAACGCAGTGTGCCTCTGGACCCCCGCGGCTGCTGCGCCCACGCCCACCGAGACGCGCGCCGTTCAGGGCTGA
- a CDS encoding M-like protein, giving the protein MTDDKRDQIKTEDEISNVDLQFMGKPNPEAELNAAVHAENKAPSEYRREGLDKQDVAMTQSMDASDPPSTNMGDADKDS; this is encoded by the coding sequence ATGACCGACGACAAACGCGACCAGATCAAGACCGAGGACGAGATCAGCAACGTCGACCTGCAGTTCATGGGCAAACCCAACCCCGAAGCGGAACTGAATGCCGCCGTGCACGCCGAGAACAAGGCGCCCAGCGAGTACCGCCGGGAAGGGCTCGACAAGCAGGACGTCGCCATGACCCAGAGCATGGACGCCAGCGACCCCCCCAGCACCAACATGGGAGACGCCGACAAGGACAGCTGA
- the pfkA gene encoding 6-phosphofructokinase, whose amino-acid sequence MTEPHCDPQPNPANIKRVAVLTSGGDAPGMNAAIRAVVRTATSQGIEVIGVRRGFSGLHRGDFITLGPRDVANTLQRGGTILLSARSHTWRTPEGRARGARHLRAHDVDALIVIGGDGSFHGAHFLQEEHGIPVIGLPGTIDNDLYGTDHTIGYFTAVETALDAVDKLRDTGASHERIFVIEVMGRHAGHIALDVAVAGGAEEVFIPEDAKEVAGVLDIVKASVKKGKMGSIIIVAEGYPGGATGVAKAIEDGTGMETRVSILGHIQRGGSPVSSDRILASRLGEAAVYALMEGKSDVMVGRQNHGTSFTPLADTWEKRKDVSRDLYRCAKTLSI is encoded by the coding sequence ATGACCGAACCCCACTGCGATCCCCAACCCAACCCCGCCAACATCAAGCGCGTCGCCGTGCTCACCAGCGGCGGCGACGCCCCGGGCATGAACGCCGCCATCCGCGCCGTCGTGCGCACCGCCACGTCCCAGGGCATCGAGGTCATCGGCGTCCGGCGCGGCTTCTCGGGCCTGCACCGCGGCGACTTCATCACCCTGGGGCCGCGCGACGTGGCCAACACCCTCCAGCGCGGCGGCACCATCCTGCTCTCGGCACGCAGCCACACCTGGCGCACCCCCGAAGGCCGCGCCCGCGGCGCCCGCCACCTGCGCGCCCACGACGTGGACGCCCTGATCGTCATCGGCGGGGACGGCAGCTTCCACGGCGCGCACTTCCTCCAGGAAGAACACGGCATTCCCGTGATCGGCCTGCCCGGGACCATCGACAACGACCTGTACGGCACCGACCACACCATCGGCTACTTCACGGCCGTCGAGACCGCCCTGGACGCCGTGGATAAACTGCGCGACACGGGCGCCAGCCACGAACGCATCTTCGTGATCGAGGTCATGGGCCGCCACGCCGGCCACATCGCCCTGGACGTGGCCGTGGCGGGCGGCGCCGAGGAGGTCTTCATCCCCGAGGACGCCAAGGAGGTCGCGGGCGTGCTGGACATCGTCAAGGCGTCCGTGAAGAAGGGCAAGATGGGCAGCATCATCATCGTGGCCGAGGGCTACCCCGGCGGCGCGACCGGCGTGGCCAAGGCCATCGAGGACGGCACCGGCATGGAAACCCGCGTGAGCATCCTGGGGCACATCCAGCGCGGCGGCAGCCCGGTCTCCTCGGACCGCATCCTGGCCAGCCGCCTGGGCGAGGCCGCCGTGTACGCCCTGATGGAAGGCAAGAGTGACGTCATGGTGGGCCGCCAGAACCACGGCACCAGCTTTACGCCCCTGGCCGACACCTGGGAGAAACGCAAGGACGTCAGCCGCGACCTGTACCGCTGCGCCAAGACCCTGAGCATCTGA
- the rsmI gene encoding 16S rRNA (cytidine(1402)-2'-O)-methyltransferase, whose translation MTEPEFTDAPQPELSPVSIPEGARVWLVPTPVGNLGDITLRALEVLRAADAVACEDTRRTGALLTHLGIRKPLVRLDAHTMGRAPQVLERYARLAYVSDAGTPGISDPGAELVAAALAADVPVEALPGATAFVPALVLSALPTGRFTFEGFLPRSGRDRKERLAAVAARAETSVLYESPHRLHATLVDLREACGAERAASVTRELSKRFEETVRGTLTDLGAHFEAGVRGEIVLVVAGRPAGEPAGAAVDYAARAQELAAQGLSTRDIRDLLIREGLRKNDAYALALQATADA comes from the coding sequence ATGACTGAGCCGGAATTCACGGACGCCCCCCAGCCCGAACTGAGTCCGGTGTCCATTCCGGAGGGCGCGCGGGTGTGGCTGGTGCCCACCCCGGTGGGGAACCTGGGGGACATCACGCTGCGGGCGCTGGAGGTCCTGCGGGCCGCCGACGCGGTGGCCTGCGAGGATACGCGCCGCACCGGGGCGCTGCTGACCCACCTGGGGATCCGCAAGCCGCTGGTGCGGCTGGACGCGCACACGATGGGCCGCGCGCCCCAGGTGCTCGAACGGTACGCGCGGCTGGCGTACGTGAGTGACGCGGGCACGCCGGGGATCAGCGACCCGGGCGCGGAACTGGTCGCGGCGGCCCTGGCCGCGGACGTGCCGGTCGAGGCCCTGCCGGGCGCGACGGCGTTCGTGCCGGCGCTGGTGCTGTCAGCCCTGCCGACCGGGCGCTTCACCTTCGAGGGCTTCCTGCCCCGCTCGGGCCGGGACCGCAAGGAGCGGCTGGCGGCAGTGGCGGCCCGGGCCGAGACGAGCGTGCTGTACGAGAGTCCGCACCGCCTGCACGCGACGCTGGTGGACCTGCGGGAGGCCTGCGGGGCAGAGCGCGCGGCGAGTGTCACGCGGGAACTGTCCAAGCGCTTCGAGGAGACGGTGCGGGGCACCCTGACGGACCTGGGCGCGCACTTCGAGGCGGGGGTGCGCGGCGAGATCGTGCTGGTCGTCGCGGGCCGCCCGGCGGGCGAGCCAGCAGGCGCGGCGGTGGATTACGCGGCGCGCGCGCAGGAACTGGCGGCGCAGGGGCTGAGCACTCGGGATATACGTGATCTTCTCATCCGGGAGGGTTTGCGTAAGAATGACGCTTATGCACTGGCACTCCAGGCAACGGCAGACGCCTGA
- a CDS encoding 23S rRNA (pseudouridine(1915)-N(3))-methyltransferase RlmH, with amino-acid sequence MRLHLITVGEPKLAYARAGWDEYEKRLRRYHKVQVSRVTGKTQAQESEAVRRAARRAPLVLLDPRGRQFTSEGLSAYLDAQAVAGVGELAFAIGGPDGHTDDLRAGAHLMWSLGQLTLPHDLAMVVLAEALYRASTISAGEPYHRG; translated from the coding sequence GTGCGACTGCACCTGATCACCGTGGGGGAACCGAAGCTGGCGTACGCGCGCGCCGGCTGGGACGAGTACGAGAAGCGTCTGCGCCGCTACCACAAGGTGCAGGTGTCACGCGTGACCGGCAAGACCCAGGCACAGGAGAGCGAGGCGGTGCGCCGCGCGGCACGCCGGGCGCCACTGGTGCTGCTGGACCCGCGGGGGCGGCAGTTCACGTCCGAGGGCCTGAGCGCGTACCTGGACGCGCAGGCGGTCGCGGGCGTGGGTGAACTGGCCTTTGCGATCGGCGGGCCGGACGGGCATACGGACGACCTGCGGGCCGGAGCGCACCTGATGTGGAGCCTCGGGCAGCTGACGCTGCCGCACGACCTGGCAATGGTGGTGCTGGCCGAGGCGCTGTACCGGGCGAGCACGATCAGCGCGGGCGAGCCGTACCACCGGGGCTGA
- a CDS encoding GNAT family N-acetyltransferase, giving the protein MSDESAPAPAEQWFDTPELRGQLVTLEGLRAEHGADLSTGATQATVQFLARGGPEENTAPAWAAYVERLNALPHRVNFAVRSRASGRVVGRISYSEVNVSDRWVEVGTMLLPAAQGTGVNTDAKLLVLERAFGVLGVNRVQFKVDALNERSLRAMRRLGATEEGVLRAYQVRPDGRARDSVMFSVLRDEWPAVREGLRARLDGWAAAGWT; this is encoded by the coding sequence ATGAGTGACGAGAGTGCCCCCGCCCCGGCCGAGCAGTGGTTCGACACGCCCGAGTTGCGCGGGCAGCTGGTGACGCTGGAGGGCCTGCGCGCCGAGCACGGCGCGGACCTGAGTACGGGCGCGACCCAGGCGACGGTGCAGTTCCTGGCGCGCGGCGGCCCGGAAGAAAACACCGCGCCGGCCTGGGCGGCGTACGTGGAACGCCTGAACGCCCTGCCCCACCGGGTGAATTTCGCGGTGCGGTCGCGGGCGTCGGGGCGGGTGGTGGGGCGCATCAGTTACAGCGAGGTGAACGTCAGTGACCGCTGGGTGGAGGTGGGGACGATGCTGCTGCCCGCGGCGCAGGGCACGGGCGTGAACACGGACGCGAAACTGCTGGTCCTGGAGCGGGCGTTCGGGGTGCTGGGCGTGAACCGGGTGCAATTCAAGGTGGACGCCCTCAATGAGCGCAGCCTGCGGGCCATGCGGCGCCTGGGAGCCACTGAGGAGGGGGTGTTGCGCGCGTACCAGGTGCGGCCGGACGGGCGGGCGCGGGACTCGGTGATGTTTAGTGTGCTGCGTGACGAGTGGCCGGCGGTGCGTGAGGGCCTGCGGGCCCGCCTGGATGGCTGGGCCGCAGCCGGGTGGACCTGA
- a CDS encoding phospho-N-acetylmuramoyl-pentapeptide-transferase produces the protein MMVVTALLSWFLVGLFIRVSKARGWGQPIRKDGPAHQQKEGTPTAGGVPFVLAMAAVFFPLYFTGHAGGPRELLIMVAALGMGLIGGVDDLLKIRSRMVGGKKELLAREKFPLQIIVALAFAYFAAPLASHELVPGLGPVGDVILLTLVLVGSVNAFNFTDGLDGLLGGVAIIVLLPLLALSPVSALLVAALLGFLWFNAHPARVFMGDMGSHAIGAIAAGAYVLYADVWLLPIAAIIPVVAVLSVVIQVASFRLRGKRVFKMSPIQHHFEHKDIGWPETHVTVRFWMVSAVATALVWWLLGGRP, from the coding sequence ATGATGGTCGTCACGGCGCTGCTGTCGTGGTTTCTGGTGGGGCTGTTCATCCGGGTCAGCAAGGCGCGCGGCTGGGGCCAGCCGATCCGCAAGGACGGTCCCGCGCACCAGCAGAAGGAGGGGACGCCCACGGCGGGCGGCGTGCCGTTCGTGCTGGCCATGGCGGCCGTGTTCTTCCCGCTGTACTTCACGGGTCACGCGGGCGGGCCGCGGGAACTACTGATCATGGTTGCGGCGCTGGGCATGGGCCTGATCGGCGGGGTGGATGACCTGCTGAAGATCCGTTCCCGCATGGTGGGCGGCAAGAAGGAACTGCTGGCCCGCGAGAAGTTTCCTTTGCAGATCATCGTGGCTCTGGCTTTCGCGTACTTCGCGGCGCCGCTGGCCTCGCATGAACTGGTGCCTGGGCTGGGCCCGGTCGGGGACGTGATCCTGCTGACGCTGGTCTTGGTGGGCAGCGTGAACGCGTTCAACTTCACCGACGGGCTGGACGGGCTGCTGGGCGGCGTGGCGATCATCGTGCTGCTGCCCCTGCTGGCGCTGTCCCCGGTGAGTGCGCTGCTGGTCGCGGCGCTGCTGGGCTTCCTGTGGTTCAACGCGCACCCGGCGCGGGTGTTCATGGGGGACATGGGCAGTCACGCGATCGGGGCGATTGCGGCGGGCGCGTACGTACTGTACGCGGACGTGTGGCTGCTGCCCATCGCGGCGATCATTCCGGTTGTGGCGGTCCTGAGCGTCGTGATTCAGGTGGCGTCGTTCCGCCTGCGCGGGAAACGGGTGTTCAAGATGTCCCCCATCCAGCATCACTTTGAGCACAAGGACATCGGCTGGCCGGAAACGCACGTCACGGTGCGCTTCTGGATGGTGTCGGCCGTGGCGACGGCGCTGGTGTGGTGGCTGCTGGGCGGCCGGCCCTGA
- a CDS encoding class I SAM-dependent methyltransferase: MTEFHPLHLPDLGRLFAARAALPASGTTVYRAAHLTETAGQFTLDVAGTAGILSLYVPLSAPDEAALAACCGEAAGLAGVYLKRRPVEARHAANVAREALSPPDPVWGEAQPELTALEAGVPLLIRPGADLSIGVFTDARPARAWVRGHAAGRRVLNTFAYTCGFGLSAALGGAAAVKNVDLSRKVLAWGQENYALSGLGAPDTDFLFGDVFEWLSRLERRGDTFDLVVLDPPSFARGKGGVWRSERDYARLMAQAARVTAPGGQVLALLNHAGVNGAAFERMAAAGLEAAGRRGAVQERLGAGEDYPGARHLKVHAWALD, translated from the coding sequence GTGACCGAGTTCCACCCGCTGCACCTGCCTGACCTTGGCCGCCTGTTCGCCGCGCGCGCCGCGCTGCCCGCGTCGGGCACGACCGTGTACCGCGCCGCCCACCTGACCGAGACGGCCGGGCAGTTCACGCTGGACGTCGCCGGGACCGCCGGGATCCTGAGCCTGTACGTGCCGCTGAGCGCGCCTGACGAGGCAGCACTGGCCGCGTGCTGCGGCGAGGCGGCCGGGCTGGCCGGGGTGTACCTGAAGCGGCGCCCCGTGGAGGCCCGTCACGCGGCGAACGTGGCCCGCGAGGCACTGTCCCCCCCGGACCCGGTGTGGGGCGAGGCGCAGCCTGAGCTGACGGCGCTGGAGGCTGGGGTGCCGCTGCTGATCCGGCCGGGCGCGGACCTGAGCATCGGGGTGTTCACCGACGCCCGCCCCGCGCGGGCCTGGGTGCGCGGGCACGCGGCGGGGCGGCGGGTGCTGAACACCTTCGCGTACACCTGCGGCTTCGGCCTGAGCGCGGCGCTGGGCGGCGCGGCCGCCGTGAAGAACGTGGACCTGTCGCGCAAGGTGCTCGCGTGGGGGCAGGAGAACTACGCCCTGAGCGGCCTGGGTGCGCCCGACACTGACTTCCTGTTCGGGGACGTGTTCGAGTGGCTGTCGCGCCTGGAGCGCCGGGGGGACACCTTTGATCTGGTGGTGCTGGACCCGCCTAGCTTCGCGCGCGGCAAGGGAGGCGTGTGGCGTTCGGAGCGGGACTACGCCCGCCTGATGGCGCAGGCGGCGCGCGTCACGGCGCCGGGCGGGCAGGTGCTGGCGCTGCTGAATCACGCAGGCGTGAACGGCGCGGCGTTCGAGCGGATGGCCGCGGCCGGCCTGGAGGCTGCCGGGCGGCGCGGCGCGGTGCAGGAGCGGCTGGGCGCGGGCGAGGATTACCCGGGGGCGCGGCATCTGAAGGTACACGCCTGGGCCCTGGACTGA
- a CDS encoding monothiol bacilliredoxin BrxC family protein yields the protein MTQAAQNEAQVLVPLTTPEEVDQFLTEYPLAAVFKAGTCHKTMQGFGVLETFLQRHDLPVGFIRVVDWRPASNHVAQLTGIQHHSPQLILFRDGQPQFEVNNWDITPQALGPVFEAQVPVREGVASVATDDNVEPYRRLMRAFLDGQLSDWAFQDQYVNMFRDDASLRSQREFELLSRLFGDPDAYHGGLHQLGAPQGRGDLKARVQELLTELG from the coding sequence ATGACGCAAGCTGCTCAGAACGAAGCGCAGGTGCTGGTGCCCCTGACCACCCCGGAGGAAGTCGATCAGTTCCTCACCGAGTACCCGCTGGCCGCCGTGTTCAAGGCCGGCACGTGCCACAAGACCATGCAGGGCTTCGGGGTGCTGGAGACCTTCCTGCAACGCCACGACCTGCCGGTGGGCTTCATCCGCGTGGTGGACTGGCGCCCCGCGAGCAACCACGTCGCGCAGCTCACGGGCATTCAGCACCACAGCCCGCAGCTGATCCTGTTCCGTGACGGTCAGCCGCAGTTCGAGGTGAACAACTGGGACATCACCCCGCAGGCGCTGGGCCCGGTGTTCGAGGCGCAGGTGCCGGTCCGCGAGGGTGTGGCGAGCGTGGCGACCGACGACAATGTCGAACCCTACCGCCGCCTGATGCGCGCCTTCCTGGACGGGCAGCTGAGCGACTGGGCCTTCCAGGATCAGTACGTGAACATGTTCCGTGACGACGCCAGCCTGCGCAGCCAGCGGGAGTTCGAGCTGCTGTCCCGCCTGTTCGGTGACCCGGACGCTTATCACGGTGGGCTGCACCAGCTGGGCGCCCCGCAGGGCCGCGGTGACCTGAAGGCCCGCGTGCAGGAGCTGCTGACCGAACTGGGCTGA
- a CDS encoding HAMP domain-containing protein produces MKYTVLIRQPVQPERKPELEQQLRERFGLTSEQAQRLGDRRTGRLMKPTGRARAELLLSMFQSVGADVSLEEVRDETSVISEPFQALGASRTAVAAPQDDAPLAPDRSATSVSGLWPEVDFPQAPGALPDPFAAPVGQPSPFDRAPDALPSEFMPAWNAAGSAPTSPFGADTATALMPPPQPSADPDPFATAFGAPLVPEPAAKPADPAADVWSDFTGALTITDATPTPAPEVSAVPSAPGGEPLVAPLPDSDGAPQLPRRSLRSRMTVGALVPLGVSSALTLGVLALTLPGLQQGLVQRNAQAVAVAVASNIDPTRGGQNITPQLEALVKNSSVGFVQVELRDGSRYFSSQMPKISDLLNAQVSNWIVDNPNRAVYRDRISPAKVYRDQANEMRTMGGTANDVEKLEKLANDPANQSVTPVNYIVQQITVLDENGQRNVTDQRVSDADADKVLYTVAVGVENGQQESALRRTLFIVGFVSLLALAIAAYLALRAARAVVQPIEELVRVADAISMGDLSRPVRAERNDEIGDLAQALERMRLSLDSAMERLRRRRRS; encoded by the coding sequence ATGAAGTACACGGTTCTCATCCGACAGCCCGTCCAACCCGAACGTAAACCGGAACTGGAGCAGCAGCTGCGCGAACGTTTTGGCCTGACCAGCGAACAAGCCCAGCGTCTGGGTGACCGCCGCACCGGCCGGCTGATGAAACCCACGGGCCGCGCCCGCGCCGAACTGCTGCTGAGCATGTTCCAGTCTGTTGGTGCGGACGTCAGCCTGGAAGAGGTGCGCGACGAGACCAGCGTCATCAGCGAACCCTTCCAGGCGCTTGGCGCCTCCCGCACCGCCGTGGCGGCCCCCCAGGACGACGCGCCCCTCGCGCCCGACCGGTCCGCCACGTCCGTGTCCGGCCTGTGGCCGGAGGTGGACTTCCCGCAGGCACCGGGCGCGCTGCCTGACCCCTTTGCCGCGCCGGTCGGCCAGCCCAGCCCGTTTGACCGCGCGCCCGACGCGCTGCCCAGCGAGTTCATGCCCGCCTGGAACGCCGCCGGGAGCGCCCCGACCAGCCCGTTCGGCGCGGATACGGCCACCGCCCTGATGCCCCCCCCGCAGCCCAGCGCGGACCCGGACCCCTTCGCCACGGCCTTCGGCGCGCCCCTCGTTCCGGAACCGGCCGCCAAGCCCGCCGATCCGGCCGCGGACGTCTGGTCGGACTTCACGGGCGCCCTGACCATCACGGACGCCACGCCCACCCCCGCCCCCGAGGTCTCGGCCGTGCCCAGCGCGCCCGGCGGGGAACCCCTGGTGGCCCCCCTGCCGGACAGTGACGGGGCGCCGCAACTGCCCCGCCGCAGCCTGCGCAGCCGCATGACCGTGGGCGCCCTGGTGCCGCTGGGGGTGTCCAGCGCCCTGACGCTGGGCGTGCTGGCCCTGACGCTCCCTGGCCTGCAACAGGGTCTCGTGCAGCGCAACGCACAGGCCGTGGCGGTCGCGGTGGCCAGCAACATTGACCCCACCCGCGGCGGGCAGAACATCACGCCGCAGCTGGAGGCGCTGGTGAAGAACTCCAGCGTGGGCTTCGTGCAGGTCGAGCTGCGCGACGGCTCGCGGTACTTCTCCAGCCAGATGCCCAAGATCAGTGACCTGCTGAACGCGCAGGTGAGCAACTGGATAGTGGACAACCCCAACCGGGCCGTGTACCGCGACCGCATCTCGCCCGCGAAGGTGTACCGCGATCAGGCGAACGAGATGCGCACCATGGGCGGTACCGCAAACGACGTGGAGAAACTGGAGAAGCTGGCGAACGACCCCGCGAACCAGTCGGTCACGCCCGTGAACTACATCGTGCAGCAGATCACCGTGCTGGACGAGAACGGCCAGCGTAACGTGACCGATCAGCGCGTCAGCGACGCCGACGCGGACAAGGTGCTGTACACCGTCGCGGTCGGCGTGGAGAACGGCCAGCAGGAGTCCGCGCTGCGCCGCACGCTGTTCATCGTGGGCTTCGTGTCCCTGCTGGCGCTGGCCATCGCCGCGTACCTCGCGCTGCGCGCCGCCCGCGCGGTCGTGCAGCCCATTGAGGAACTCGTGCGGGTGGCCGACGCGATCAGCATGGGTGACCTGAGCCGCCCCGTGCGCGCCGAGCGCAACGACGAGATCGGTGACCTCGCGCAGGCGCTGGAACGCATGCGTCTGAGCCTGGACTCCGCGATGGAACGCCTGCGCCGCCGCCGCCGCAGCTGA
- a CDS encoding PA2169 family four-helix-bundle protein, which produces MTMTNENVLDKLQYLLGTLRDGQKGFADAADHATDPSLKSLFSERSAQRAQMASEVEAHIARLGDKPREGGSVGAALHRTWLNVRDALTGRDDTAVVAEAERGEDVAVENYQDVLKAEGLPADVRSFVEGQFSKVKASHDQIRDMKHSMEAR; this is translated from the coding sequence ATGACCATGACCAACGAGAACGTCCTCGACAAGCTCCAGTACCTCCTCGGCACCCTGCGCGACGGCCAGAAGGGCTTCGCGGACGCCGCCGATCACGCCACTGACCCCAGCCTCAAGAGCCTGTTCAGTGAGCGCAGCGCCCAGCGCGCCCAGATGGCCAGTGAAGTCGAGGCGCACATCGCCCGACTGGGCGACAAGCCCCGCGAAGGAGGCAGTGTGGGCGCCGCCCTGCACCGCACCTGGTTGAACGTCCGTGACGCCCTGACCGGCCGGGACGACACCGCGGTCGTGGCTGAAGCCGAGCGGGGCGAGGACGTTGCCGTCGAGAACTACCAGGATGTGCTGAAGGCTGAGGGCCTGCCCGCCGACGTGCGCAGCTTCGTGGAGGGCCAGTTCAGCAAGGTCAAGGCCAGCCACGACCAGATCCGTGACATGAAGCACAGCATGGAAGCCCGCTGA
- a CDS encoding YqjF family protein, translated as MTPWVLRMRWLDLCFMHWEVPPALVQATLPRGVDVDMRAGRAYVGAVPFRMEDVAPRLTPAVPGLSAFPELNLRTYVRVNGEPGVWFYSLDVTQPLAAALARTFFHLPYRRARMWVDRQEDVTRYASVRTDLRTGPGAFAGAYRPVGAPLSPDPDSLEAWLTDRLLLFSADRAGRVYRGRIHHVAWPLRRAQAQVRVNTLGAPLGFDLSGPPHLLHAERLDVRAWWLDRVR; from the coding sequence ATGACGCCCTGGGTACTGCGGATGCGCTGGCTGGACCTCTGTTTCATGCACTGGGAGGTGCCGCCGGCGCTCGTGCAGGCCACACTGCCGCGCGGGGTGGATGTTGACATGCGTGCGGGCCGCGCCTACGTGGGCGCAGTGCCGTTCCGGATGGAGGACGTCGCGCCGCGCCTGACGCCCGCCGTGCCGGGCCTCAGTGCCTTCCCCGAACTGAACCTGCGCACCTACGTCCGCGTGAACGGCGAGCCGGGCGTGTGGTTCTACTCGCTGGACGTCACGCAGCCGCTGGCCGCGGCCCTGGCGCGCACGTTCTTTCACCTGCCGTACCGGCGGGCCCGCATGTGGGTGGACCGCCAGGAGGACGTGACGCGCTACGCCAGCGTCCGCACGGACCTGCGCACCGGGCCGGGCGCGTTCGCGGGCGCGTACCGGCCCGTCGGGGCTCCCCTTTCCCCCGACCCGGACAGCCTGGAGGCGTGGCTGACCGACCGCCTGCTGCTGTTCAGTGCGGACCGGGCCGGGCGGGTGTACCGGGGCCGCATTCATCACGTGGCGTGGCCGCTGCGGCGCGCGCAGGCGCAGGTGCGGGTGAACACGCTGGGCGCCCCCCTGGGCTTTGACCTGAGCGGCCCGCCGCACCTGCTGCACGCCGAGCGGCTGGACGTCCGGGCGTGGTGGCTGGACCGGGTGCGCTAG